In a genomic window of Halobiforma lacisalsi AJ5:
- a CDS encoding PrsW family intramembrane metalloprotease translates to MERRRDPVERADDGSSDLYDVSTWEPRSTVDLLAYALYNGISYGLQTIVLLVAAVITLALLVQPAVLVLEDPLLGAFFGLSIVPAALLAAFIWRTDITSEEPLTLLVATFVLAILFATFAALINSVMRPRFQALSLIGPVLFFYLIVGPVEEAVKLLAVRVFAYRSDTFDAVVDGAVYGAVAGLGFAAIENAIYISGTVAEAEAGLFAAATGITTVRALAGPGHVIYSAIAGYYLGLAKFNPQHAGPIVAKGLLVAAFVHATYNTTVGIVPGIAAELTALGPDAALVSYMIVFDAAVGYYLYRKIARYRRRYRDAEADVPDSPSPELTEFDPPRRRRWER, encoded by the coding sequence ATGGAACGCAGGCGCGATCCGGTCGAGCGGGCCGACGACGGCTCGAGCGACCTCTACGACGTCTCGACGTGGGAACCGAGATCGACGGTGGATCTGCTCGCGTACGCCCTCTACAACGGGATCAGCTACGGGTTACAGACGATCGTCCTTCTCGTCGCGGCGGTGATCACGCTCGCCTTGCTCGTCCAGCCGGCAGTGCTCGTCCTCGAGGACCCCCTGCTGGGTGCCTTCTTCGGTCTGTCGATCGTCCCCGCAGCCCTGCTGGCGGCGTTTATCTGGCGGACCGACATCACGAGCGAGGAACCGCTGACGCTGCTCGTGGCGACGTTCGTGCTGGCGATCCTCTTTGCGACGTTCGCCGCGCTCATCAATTCGGTCATGCGCCCGCGGTTCCAGGCGCTGTCACTGATCGGTCCCGTGCTCTTCTTCTATCTGATCGTCGGCCCCGTTGAGGAGGCGGTCAAACTGCTCGCCGTCCGGGTCTTCGCCTACCGGAGCGACACGTTCGACGCCGTCGTCGACGGCGCGGTCTACGGCGCGGTCGCCGGCCTCGGGTTCGCCGCGATCGAGAACGCGATCTACATCTCCGGGACCGTCGCCGAGGCCGAAGCGGGCCTGTTTGCGGCCGCGACCGGGATCACCACCGTCCGCGCGCTCGCGGGTCCGGGACACGTCATTTACTCGGCGATCGCGGGCTACTATCTCGGCCTCGCGAAGTTCAACCCGCAACACGCCGGCCCCATCGTCGCGAAGGGGCTGCTCGTGGCTGCATTCGTCCACGCCACCTACAACACGACGGTCGGGATCGTCCCCGGAATCGCCGCCGAACTCACCGCGCTCGGCCCCGACGCCGCGCTCGTCAGCTACATGATCGTCTTCGACGCCGCGGTCGGCTACTATCTCTACCGGAAGATCGCCCGGTATCGCCGCCGGTACCGCGACGCCGAGGCCGACGTTCCCGATTCGCCGTCGCCGGAACTCACCGAGTTCGATCCGCCGCGACGCCGTCGCTGGGAGCGGTAG
- a CDS encoding metallophosphoesterase, with protein MDADPNPGPDDRVYYVVSDLHIGGDEQLEEAAFLGEFLEFLERLERTDEDAELIINGDAFGLWEFTTVEGIEKFDVLEETYPELFEQLRATGENVQITLLPGNHDHELAAYDEYVDRLAEYNVELLPEQSISRRIGDQVIHFEHGHQRDPNNRIEDWGNPHATPLGYYYNTLVTSRAGKLSDRGRYNWLKDVQAVTPTERMPVWLFSKYFYREMNPVLRYSLVPFLLLFNISAILAVLAGLDVAGVWSMPIDRTASFLGQFGRAGTAAWFFLSLNVTVAGLLVLVGIPLYFIRRDVRQTIDRFGIFETELTVDPEIPYVEAAREVFDEQPETTIFCYGHTHRPGIRELEGGIMVNSGTWLKRLHRRDGIIGILPPVFYPSYQLAAVRIEPVDASAERSEPATDAASDASGVAVEFERIRKPSPATEELTRTERFFTVGREPEPDLPDRHVVESPSERTAATVETSD; from the coding sequence ATGGATGCGGACCCGAATCCGGGCCCGGACGATCGAGTCTACTACGTCGTCAGCGATCTCCACATCGGCGGCGACGAGCAACTCGAGGAGGCCGCGTTCCTCGGTGAGTTCCTGGAGTTCCTCGAGCGTCTCGAGCGGACCGACGAGGACGCCGAATTGATCATCAACGGCGACGCGTTCGGCCTCTGGGAGTTCACGACGGTCGAGGGGATCGAGAAGTTCGACGTCCTCGAGGAGACGTATCCGGAGCTGTTCGAACAGCTCCGGGCGACGGGCGAGAACGTACAGATTACGCTGTTGCCGGGCAACCACGACCACGAACTCGCGGCCTACGACGAGTACGTCGACCGCCTGGCCGAGTACAACGTGGAGTTGCTCCCCGAACAGTCGATCTCCCGGCGGATCGGCGACCAGGTGATCCACTTCGAGCACGGCCATCAACGCGATCCGAACAACCGGATCGAGGACTGGGGCAACCCCCACGCGACGCCGCTCGGCTACTACTACAATACCCTCGTTACGAGCCGTGCGGGCAAACTCTCCGACCGCGGCCGGTACAACTGGCTGAAGGACGTCCAGGCGGTCACGCCGACCGAGCGGATGCCGGTCTGGCTGTTCTCGAAGTACTTCTACCGGGAGATGAACCCGGTGCTGCGGTACTCGCTGGTTCCCTTTCTCCTGCTTTTCAATATCAGCGCCATCCTCGCCGTCCTGGCAGGCCTGGACGTGGCCGGCGTCTGGTCGATGCCGATCGACCGGACCGCGTCCTTTCTCGGCCAGTTCGGGCGGGCCGGGACCGCGGCGTGGTTCTTCCTCTCGCTCAACGTGACCGTCGCCGGCCTGCTCGTCCTCGTCGGCATTCCGTTGTATTTCATCCGCCGGGACGTCAGGCAGACGATCGATCGGTTCGGTATCTTCGAGACCGAACTCACCGTCGATCCCGAAATCCCCTACGTGGAGGCCGCTCGTGAGGTCTTCGACGAGCAACCGGAGACGACGATCTTCTGCTACGGGCACACCCACCGTCCGGGAATCCGGGAACTCGAGGGCGGGATCATGGTCAACAGCGGCACGTGGCTCAAGCGCCTTCATCGCCGGGACGGGATCATCGGCATCCTGCCGCCGGTGTTTTACCCGTCCTACCAGCTCGCGGCGGTGCGGATCGAGCCGGTCGATGCGTCCGCCGAGCGATCGGAGCCGGCGACCGACGCCGCTTCCGATGCCTCGGGCGTCGCCGTCGAGTTCGAGCGGATCAGGAAGCCCAGCCCTGCGACGGAGGAACTCACCCGGACCGAGCGGTTCTTTACGGTCGGGCGGGAGCCCGAACCCGACCTGCCCGACCGCCACGTCGTCGAGTCGCCGTCCGAGCGGACGGCAGCGACCGTCGAAACGAGCGACTGA
- a CDS encoding riboflavin synthase, translated as MFTGIVEETGEIVGRERTEDGLRLRIGADEVATGLEHGQSISVSGACLTVERFEDGNWFEVFLATETVERTYLGDLEEGEGVNLERAMPADGRFDGHVVQGHVDAVATVTGIESVDEDWFFEFELPAGYERYVVEKGSITLDGISLTVADFESGDTADSDAGAASVTVAIIPATYELTTLSEKEPGDPVHLEVDVLSKYVERLLEARFE; from the coding sequence ATGTTCACGGGAATCGTCGAGGAGACCGGCGAGATCGTCGGCCGCGAACGGACCGAGGACGGACTGCGGCTCCGTATCGGCGCGGACGAAGTCGCGACGGGACTCGAGCACGGCCAGAGCATCAGTGTCAGCGGCGCGTGTCTCACGGTCGAGCGGTTCGAGGACGGCAACTGGTTCGAGGTCTTCCTGGCGACCGAGACGGTCGAACGGACCTACCTGGGCGACCTCGAGGAAGGCGAGGGGGTCAACCTCGAGCGGGCGATGCCGGCCGACGGGCGGTTCGACGGCCACGTGGTCCAGGGTCACGTCGACGCGGTGGCGACGGTCACGGGGATCGAGTCCGTCGACGAGGACTGGTTCTTCGAATTCGAGCTTCCGGCGGGCTACGAACGGTACGTCGTCGAGAAGGGATCGATCACGCTGGACGGTATCAGCCTCACCGTCGCCGACTTCGAGAGCGGAGACACCGCCGACTCCGATGCTGGGGCCGCGAGCGTCACCGTCGCGATCATCCCGGCGACATACGAACTCACGACGCTCTCCGAGAAGGAACCCGGCGATCCGGTTCACCTCGAGGTCGACGTCCTCTCGAAATACGTCGAGCGACTGCTCGAGGCGCGCTTCGAGTGA
- a CDS encoding DUF402 domain-containing protein, with amino-acid sequence MTRTTVRVRGIYTTALTKLLEDSDGSGSESENALIEVVQASDPIEERFDDPFAAVPADVRIETTRDRQGIEVSGAPDDLERVLAALEGLAIDTFRWDDETPRGAVFDAEVLEAGGGSGAVVDLGDGRRGYLKYDDVDGYVGEGDRYRVQVDEPTPPWDGDEPRVRPTLAVGGGLCTLSRDRTGVSAAASGETGTELVGMTDLLSTSIPEGWGLRWKRAAADADLEAMEAAVDRAVDRAEDLEAAIGDAPDEPGEPGRIAAPRRTAWCWFGRESRFALDDHRRTVETTMPGHHRIKAADRAASAAVDFAEAVGASGADGETAFPFDAVSRQFGPTSGDRLEIGHGKPDGRRISLGYGEVTEWDADGSITLERSMRGGGTYDALGTPKEEGDVAVTKFREGRWWYPTTYKSAAGETKGTYVNVCTPVELFPDAVRYVDLYVDVIRTPDGAVEIVDADELEAAVDEGLVSEELAEKARSVADAVERALS; translated from the coding sequence ATGACCCGAACCACAGTACGCGTCCGCGGCATCTACACGACAGCGCTCACCAAACTACTCGAAGACAGCGACGGGAGTGGCAGCGAAAGCGAAAACGCTCTGATCGAGGTCGTCCAGGCATCCGACCCCATCGAGGAGCGGTTCGACGACCCGTTCGCGGCCGTTCCCGCCGACGTCCGGATCGAGACGACCCGGGACAGGCAGGGGATCGAGGTCTCGGGCGCGCCCGACGACCTCGAGCGGGTTCTCGCGGCACTCGAGGGGCTCGCGATCGACACGTTCCGCTGGGACGACGAGACGCCACGCGGCGCGGTTTTCGACGCCGAAGTGCTCGAGGCCGGCGGCGGGAGCGGCGCGGTCGTCGACCTGGGCGACGGCCGGCGGGGCTATCTCAAGTACGACGACGTCGACGGCTACGTCGGCGAGGGCGACCGGTACCGCGTCCAGGTCGACGAACCGACGCCACCCTGGGACGGCGACGAACCGCGCGTCCGGCCGACCCTCGCGGTCGGGGGCGGCCTCTGTACGCTCTCGCGGGACCGAACGGGCGTCTCGGCGGCCGCGAGCGGCGAAACCGGAACCGAACTCGTCGGCATGACGGACCTGCTCTCGACGTCGATCCCCGAGGGGTGGGGCCTGCGCTGGAAGCGCGCGGCGGCCGACGCCGATCTCGAGGCGATGGAGGCAGCCGTCGACCGCGCCGTCGACCGCGCCGAGGACCTCGAGGCGGCGATCGGAGACGCGCCGGACGAACCCGGCGAACCCGGACGGATCGCCGCGCCGCGCCGGACCGCGTGGTGCTGGTTCGGCCGCGAGTCTCGGTTCGCCCTGGACGACCACCGCCGCACGGTCGAGACGACGATGCCCGGTCACCACCGGATCAAGGCGGCCGATCGGGCCGCGAGCGCGGCCGTCGACTTCGCGGAGGCGGTCGGCGCGTCCGGCGCCGACGGGGAAACCGCGTTTCCCTTCGACGCCGTCTCCCGCCAGTTCGGCCCGACGAGCGGCGACCGCCTCGAGATCGGTCACGGCAAGCCCGACGGCCGCCGGATCTCGCTGGGCTATGGCGAGGTCACCGAGTGGGACGCCGACGGCTCGATCACCCTCGAGCGATCGATGCGCGGCGGCGGGACCTACGACGCGCTGGGGACGCCCAAGGAGGAGGGCGACGTCGCGGTCACGAAGTTCCGCGAGGGGCGGTGGTGGTACCCGACGACGTACAAGTCGGCCGCCGGCGAGACGAAAGGGACGTACGTCAACGTCTGTACGCCGGTGGAACTGTTCCCCGATGCGGTGCGGTACGTCGACCTCTACGTCGACGTGATCCGGACGCCGGACGGCGCCGTCGAGATCGTCGACGCCGACGAACTCGAGGCCGCGGTGGACGAAGGGCTCGTCTCGGAGGAACTCGCGGAAAAAGCACGAAGCGTGGCCGACGCGGTCGAACGCGCGCTCTCGTAA
- a CDS encoding NUDIX hydrolase gives MTDPEYVPKACAYITRTTGELLVFEGPGHDGLQIPKGTLEPGESPREALFREVMEESGLSTLNATCHLTTDVWTRRKSPPKRYVRHFFHATVHEPRDGWTHTVTDGGEEHGSEFELYWVQPSTGREFVLDLDDYLHLLPADDGGAAAASD, from the coding sequence GTGACCGATCCCGAATACGTCCCCAAAGCGTGTGCGTACATCACCCGCACGACGGGAGAGTTGCTCGTGTTCGAGGGGCCCGGCCACGACGGCCTCCAGATCCCGAAAGGGACCCTCGAGCCCGGTGAGTCACCCAGAGAAGCCCTCTTCAGGGAAGTAATGGAGGAGAGCGGACTCTCCACACTCAACGCGACGTGTCATCTGACGACCGACGTCTGGACCCGCCGGAAGTCGCCGCCAAAACGATACGTCCGCCACTTCTTCCACGCGACGGTCCACGAGCCCCGCGACGGGTGGACCCACACCGTGACCGACGGCGGGGAGGAACACGGTTCCGAGTTCGAACTGTACTGGGTACAGCCCTCGACCGGCCGCGAGTTCGTCCTCGATCTCGACGACTACCTCCATCTCCTGCCCGCCGACGACGGCGGCGCAGCGGCAGCGTCGGACTGA
- a CDS encoding DUF7533 family protein has translation MAGIIDTVKLAGVLVLALPAAMAGVELLVVRGRTGPGAALLFLAVGLVVVQQRLTTPGDVPELVVKRIGSGLLDDGDPSDGDQRHDPKKNDER, from the coding sequence GTGGCAGGTATCATCGATACGGTCAAACTCGCGGGCGTGCTCGTCCTCGCGCTCCCCGCGGCGATGGCGGGGGTCGAACTCCTCGTCGTCCGGGGGCGTACGGGTCCTGGAGCGGCCCTGCTCTTTCTCGCCGTCGGGCTCGTGGTCGTCCAGCAGCGGTTGACGACGCCCGGCGACGTCCCCGAACTCGTCGTGAAACGGATCGGATCCGGACTCCTCGATGACGGTGATCCGTCCGACGGGGACCAACGCCACGACCCAAAAAAGAACGACGAGCGGTAG
- a CDS encoding M24 family metallopeptidase, with protein sequence MTDGTPRADADSRRTPPSRENDVGADALESILDDRLESRNAAAFVHAGTDRDPGVRYSVAALASIEDDDHDHDHDHDPARGRSTYAIGYDGEEWHLESERPSAPSDRHPAARLADALAAVVDPNVNVGPAEPTVLTPASIPHDAALYLEQRGFGLASTDALERARAKKTDAERARIERAQRAARAGLHRGAELLAATTVEDDRLVLEGEDESPEPLTDDRLRTAVDEGITAAGGFPVGNTTISVPGDGRLRPGEPIVVAVAPRDPDGYYGALARTVVVDSDGGRERRTHVALTQAFGSTRAMLTAGPETVAAVEGDLEAEIRAFGEDGAVETRATGVGLEPAERPLAPGTEIEPGAVVRIDAAVEVGDGRCEDKPDPAEWLAAPSRSLEPTALLESPEREF encoded by the coding sequence GTGACCGACGGGACGCCACGAGCCGACGCGGACAGTCGTCGGACTCCACCGAGTCGGGAGAACGATGTCGGCGCCGACGCCCTCGAGTCGATCCTCGACGACCGTCTCGAGTCCCGCAACGCGGCGGCGTTCGTCCACGCCGGGACCGACCGCGATCCGGGGGTCCGGTACTCTGTGGCCGCGCTCGCCTCGATCGAGGACGACGACCACGACCACGATCACGACCATGACCCCGCCCGCGGGCGATCCACCTACGCGATCGGCTACGACGGCGAGGAGTGGCACCTCGAGAGCGAACGCCCGAGCGCCCCGTCGGACCGGCATCCGGCGGCACGGCTGGCCGACGCGCTCGCGGCTGTCGTCGACCCGAACGTGAACGTCGGTCCCGCGGAGCCGACGGTACTGACGCCCGCGAGCATCCCCCACGACGCTGCACTCTACCTCGAGCAACGCGGGTTCGGCCTCGCCTCGACGGACGCCCTCGAGCGCGCCCGGGCGAAAAAGACCGACGCCGAGCGTGCACGCATCGAACGCGCCCAGCGGGCCGCTCGAGCGGGGCTCCACCGGGGAGCCGAACTGCTCGCCGCGACGACGGTCGAGGACGATCGGCTCGTTCTCGAGGGCGAAGACGAGTCGCCGGAGCCGCTGACGGACGACCGACTCCGAACTGCGGTCGACGAGGGAATCACCGCCGCGGGCGGATTCCCGGTCGGCAACACCACGATTTCCGTGCCCGGCGACGGCCGACTCCGGCCCGGCGAACCGATCGTCGTCGCCGTCGCCCCCCGCGATCCCGATGGCTACTACGGCGCGCTCGCTCGAACCGTCGTCGTTGACAGCGATGGCGGCCGGGAACGGCGCACCCATGTCGCCCTGACACAGGCGTTCGGCTCCACGCGGGCGATGCTCACCGCCGGCCCCGAGACCGTCGCCGCAGTCGAGGGTGACCTCGAGGCCGAGATCCGTGCGTTCGGCGAGGACGGCGCGGTCGAGACCCGGGCCACCGGTGTCGGCCTGGAACCAGCGGAGCGGCCGCTCGCCCCGGGAACGGAGATCGAACCGGGCGCAGTCGTCCGGATCGATGCCGCGGTAGAAGTCGGCGACGGCCGGTGCGAGGACAAACCCGACCCCGCCGAGTGGCTCGCCGCACCGTCCCGCTCGCTCGAGCCGACGGCACTGCTCGAATCGCCGGAACGGGAGTTCTGA